In one Lujinxingia vulgaris genomic region, the following are encoded:
- a CDS encoding DUF4920 domain-containing protein → MRHIVLLMILLLAAPLACDSTDNTSAEASSEATAEAPEAEAVDEQAPTEEAAEEVTDGPAEGEKAQELASDLEPGETRHFGAPFTLDDEPMPLDQALEASPEGTIRVSANIEQVCKKKGCWFTLKTDQVEEPVRVRMKDYGFFVSRNSDGAEVIVEGTLTATVISEEMAQHYAEDQAEATGEPVEKVEGEQKNYEFTATGLQITQPSA, encoded by the coding sequence ATGCGGCACATCGTCCTTCTTATGATTCTTCTTTTGGCCGCCCCCCTGGCCTGTGACTCCACCGACAACACCTCCGCCGAAGCCAGCTCAGAAGCCACCGCAGAAGCCCCCGAGGCTGAAGCAGTCGACGAGCAGGCCCCGACGGAAGAAGCGGCCGAAGAAGTGACCGACGGTCCCGCAGAGGGCGAAAAAGCGCAGGAGCTTGCCAGCGATCTTGAGCCCGGTGAGACCCGCCACTTTGGCGCCCCCTTCACCCTTGACGACGAGCCGATGCCCCTCGACCAGGCGCTGGAAGCCTCGCCCGAGGGCACCATCCGCGTCAGCGCCAACATTGAACAGGTCTGCAAGAAGAAAGGCTGCTGGTTCACGCTTAAGACCGACCAGGTCGAGGAGCCTGTGCGCGTGCGCATGAAGGACTACGGCTTCTTCGTCTCGCGTAACTCAGACGGCGCCGAGGTCATCGTCGAGGGCACACTCACCGCCACCGTCATCTCCGAGGAGATGGCCCAGCACTACGCCGAAGATCAGGCCGAGGCCACCGGCGAGCCGGTGGAGAAGGTTGAGGGCGAGCAGAAGAACTATGAGTTTACCGCGACCGGACTGCAGATCACGCAGCCCAGC